TGCCACACGAGGCAGAACCAGACATTTTTATTGGCTATAGCAGCACTTCAAAAGCTTACAGAATTTTCCAAACACAAAATGGGAAAATTATTGTGAGCCGAGATGTCAAGTTCATGGAAGATAAACAATGGAGTTGGGAGGAGTCATTTGAAAGGCAATCTCCAACAaatttgcagattcttgatgaAAAGATTGATGATGTTCCTGTTCGTGGCACAAgatctctatttgatatctatGAAAGAAGTTGCTGTTTTTGAGCCTTCGGAATTTAAAGAAGCCGAGAAGGATGACAACTGGATAGAAGCCATGAAAGAGGAGCTTCGTATGATTGAGAAGAATGACACTTGGGAGCTAGTTGACTTGCctcaaaatagaaagaaaattggagttaaatgggtttTCAGAACCAAACTCAATGCTGATGGTTCTGTCAACAAACACAAAGCGAGGCTAGTTGTTAAAGGATACAGTCAAGTTTTTGGTGTGGATTTTTCAGAAACTTTCGCTCCTATTGCACGCTTGGACACCATCAAAATGTTATTGGCATTGGCTGCACAAAATGGGTGGAAGCTTTACCAATTGGATGTTAAATCAGCCTTTCTAAATGGCTATCTTCGTGAAGGAATTTTTGTTGACCAGCCAGAAGGTTTTGTAAATACTAAGGCAAGGAGGAGTTTGTTGGAAATGtgccttagttaatttattaacagttaatgttttatttaattatttgaattcaGGAGAAGTTATTCAGTTATTGCTTATGTTTAGGAGAAGTTATGGAAGTCAGTTGTAACTGATGTCTGTATTGCTGTATAAATTTCCTGAAGTTGAATAGAAGTTTAtgttggttccaaactcttaaatattaattactaCAGTATTCTATTGAGGATGATTGAAGCACACCGTATGTTCCTTCATGGTTCTAAATGACATCAAATATGAAGTCTCTCTATTTACATGGATATAACAactagaaatagaaatagaaataagcattcttaaccatctcatctacatttaaacattgaaataatagtACATATAGttaatataattctctccaaaatattaccagacCAAGCCTCCCAATCCCCTGGTTCCGCCCCTGGATACAAGTATATGCAAGCAACAAATAGTGAAGCTAGCAAATCAGAAACTATTTGAATGTCATCATTATAGTAAATGGGTTTTGGAAATTATCTTTCATCTAGAAACAATCCGAAGAGAAAATATTTGCAAAATgtaattagtaagaaaactaatcattttttatttttcagatCAATGAACACAAATTggcataaaaagaaaagaaaaaagggaaTATGAAAAAAGATACACATGTGACTCACCTTGTATGCTGATTGAATGCTTCTCAACAATCTTCAGACTATTGTAAATGAACTAAATAAGGAGCAAAAacttcaacaacaacaacaaagtggTAAAACTACAGTAGATCTGTTAATAATCTCAAACAAAGATGAAGCTGGAAATTAGATTATTGGTTGGAGAAAGAGCATATGAGAGAAGGAATGAGAGGAGGCTGAGAtgcttgtttatttttttagatcCAATTGAAATGTTTGTTTACTTTTTTAGATCCAATGAGATCCTTGTTTACATTTTTAGACACATTATAAAAagttttaattataaaacttaTCCAATGTGATTTTGTTATGGTTCGAGTAAATTAGTGACTTTTATTGTCTAATTTTAAAGTACAATGACCATTGATGTTTTTTACCCAAaacttaatatgttaaattgctgAATATAGAGAATAGTAGTATTGGATATGGTTCCTCTATTTAGTTAATTTGCTCCTTTCTGTGCATTTAGTGGAGTAAAATAAGATGAATTTAATAAGTTTCTAAATCAATTGACTAATGGTCAAGATTAACTCCAATTTTAGAAATTGCCAAATGATTGTATTTAGGTAATGAAATTTTAGATATGAAACTCGCATTGCCTGTCACTTACTAGTTAAAAGTTTTTAATTGTACAATCATCATTACTTGAGGTATATTGAGATAAAATGAAATTCAGGTACTAAAGTGTGAACTAAACTAAAGTTCACATAGATATGACTATTGAAAGATCATGAAATCACTTATTGGGGAAAAAATGAAATAGAACCCTTGACCGCTTGGTCCTAGAgcctctgataccatgtcatgaaaccaaTTTAAAAAATAGTGCTTCAGAGTTCTTGCTTTTATATCTACCATCTTTTTAATTGTTTCCTCCATTCTAATGATTATTAGACTTGTCATACTTGTTATCCACTTCAGCTTCTTTCCCATCAAACTTATTAGGGGTTACAAAGGCAAAATAAATTAAGATACATAAAACTCATAATTACAGCTAAAAAAATCCTTATTAATAAAGCTCAAATGCATACAGATTATGTACAttgaaatttcaattttttttatgtatatgggATTCAATGATCTAAAATGTGCAAAAgcaatatatttaatttataaatgaatTGGATGACTCTTTAGTAGCCAAAAACATATAGCAAGAAATAAAAATTGCTGCTGCAGCAACCATTAACAAAAGAATCAATCAATCAGTTGCATACTAAAACAACAAAAGAACTTGTCATTTTAtgcaattgaaaaaaaatagcatttttGGAATAACAATTACACTAATGCcacttgataaaaaaaaataaaaataaactacaCAAGTCTAGAATTTAACACCATAATGAACCCAATTCATAAAAACAATTGTTCCAAAATAAAAACTCCATGGTTCTTTCTTTAGATAATGcaaatttaaaaacaaagatGGATAAGTTAACCTAAACAAGAAATTAGTAATTCTATACCTCAATTTACTTGTAACCTACTACCATCTTAGTGCTACACCGCAATTAGTGctccatattttttttcttctgatTGGTATGGGTGCCCAGAAGAACAGTTATCTTTTTGTCCATCAATCCAATCTTTTTGTTGCTTGTCTGACAATAATTCTTGTATATCACCAATTTGAACATAATTttgagatagaaactgtctcaTTAAATGAGTTTTTGTTTCCTTCCACATAACATGCATCTATTGTCTTGCTGAATCATAATATCCTTATGCACTACTTATGGAGCACTTATTGCAGTAGCCTACCTCTCTTTTTCGGCAAGCTCAGAACCACAAAACTTTGATCACTAATTGATTGATTTGACGTATCATTTATGTCatcttcaaaatctgaaatACACAACATTGGTTCCTCAATTGTTGAGTCTCTTATTGCTTCATGAGATCTTGACTCCAGGGAAAGTGTGCAGCCAGAGACATTAACGCTGAACTTTATAAAATGAATAGACCAACTTTCAATGATTTCCTCTTTATCTAGCACCCAATTTATGTCGATTTGGTACCAGgaggaacttttttttttaatactaaACAGAGAGGCAACAATGGATAGCATGAAAAAAGCATGATCTCTGCAAATTATAATCAAGAGTTGCTAAACAATGTAACTTACTCAAGGTTCATGGACTAGGTAAGGAAATTTGTTAAGAATGCTCACTATATTTCCAAGGCAAGCAATGAGTGAGTCCCCTTGCTGTCTTGCAAAATCAGTTTCGGAATCCTGAAGGCTTTTGGGGTTAGTCACTCCATGTTCTGCTGTCCCAGGAAGATTGCCTTGCACTACAGCAAGGATCGTTTCTGCATTCTGAGAGAGATTCTGAAACGCTGCCAGTTCTTCTTCTCCTAATTGTCCCATTATCTTCTTTTTTTGTGCGGGAACGATCTTTTTGGGACTCTTTTGAGGTTCATCTTCAGCATTGGTACCAGGAGGAACTTGAATTGAAATAGTCAGCTCTTCCAGAGTTTGAGTCCGTGAATGATTCTCCATACCATTTCCTTCATTTGGGTCTTTTTTCTCCTTCTCCGCTGAGGACTTTGGGGACAGAAGCTTCTGGGTTTGGCTTTCTTTGTAGCTGGAATTGAGATGATTAAATTGTTGAAACTGCTCTAGGGTTTTATGCAGAGagattttgtgatttttgggATTGCTGAAACTGCTGTATGGGACATGTACTTCAGATGATGGAAAAGATGGCAATTGTGGAACCACTGCTGTTTGTGATGCGATGTGCCTGCAGATAATCATTTTAAACTAATTTGTCACttatatatagtttaatttgAAGCACTATACTGAAATATTTCAGGTTGTGACATGGTTGGTTCAAATTACATGTATATATGTATCTAGGTATGCATAGACAATATGTATATGTACATGTACCAGTTTTTACATTATATACATTAGAGCTTCTCAAATAGTTTATACTATAGGCTATTCTCAAATACTTTCTTTTGACAAGTGCATTTCTACCTTCATTGAAGAGAATATAAAGTTCAAAACATGTATTTAACTATTATATATTATTGCTCAATTTTGTATTATAAGGATATATTCACCATTTTGTATGTAACTATTGTTTGTATATTAATTCCCATGAATTCTGAAGATCATGGAACACATATACATTCAACAGAAATTATTGAATCATTTTTCTCAactattaaaagtatacaagtCATTAGCTATGGAAGTTCATCATTGCAAAATAGAATTTGAATAGAGCATTTGATCATGCAACTTGACAACATAATGAaccaatataaaaaaaaatcatatttttcgGTATAAATAATGCAGATTTAACGAGCAACATGAACATGTTAACAATAATAAGAGATTTGTTATTCTAAACCTCAAGTTATTACATGGGAGTTTATTCGCCGACAACGTTCTGCAATCATTGCTTGaatatcctttttttttcttctcagTTCCATGATTGTCTGGAACATAGAATGAAGCACTCACATCTAGATATGGattttcttccaatttcttTACCATAATTTTTCCtgcacaaaattaaaattatcattTGAATTAACAAAGTTAAAATTAACATTCTTTTCCGTTAAAATAATTGTATGATTAAAAATTAGCACATCTAAGGTTTTTTGGGATGGGTAGATCTATTCAGATTTCACCCTAATCATTTTTCCTACAGCAACTTAGTTTCTGTTTGGATatcatttaatttatataacattgCAAGCTGATAAGGCTATATTCTAGATTTGTACATATTTATTCacatttgttatatatatatatatatatatatatatatatatataaagatattGTAAGAATATATTCAGGATCTATTCAGATTTCCCAAAtgcttttaatatatatatatatatatatatgaagttcACAATGGCTAACCTTCCTTGCTCGCCTCAGCAACCATTATTACGTATATATCTCTCGCTATTCTGTTAGGTAGACAAAGGCCGTGAGAGCTCTGCCTCTCCATTATATCTATTAGGAGCTAATTCCAAATAGTCTTTTTTGTTGATATGAGATCTGATCAAATACGATACTCAAAATTAGATCAGTCTAAATCTAACATCAAAATCATCTTTgacaataaatttattaattctttCATTGAAATTACTTAAACATAAAACTAATTATGAATGAgagacaaagatgaaaagaaaagaCTGACCTAATCTTCTTTatggaaaaaaattcaaagagcaGAGAACTCTCTATCAGACTGGCTTTTAAAGACAGTGAATGAGAAGACAAGAGACGGTGAATCTAAAGAGCATCAATTAGGGTTTTATTGAATTAGTTAACTGAGAAAAGGTGAAGGCCAAAGCCCCATATTCTGTTGGGCTTTATATAAAGAGAACACAAActatttgtttttgttctttaaaaaacataataaaaaaaaattaagggagCTGgaattcttccaaaaaaaagtGAACACATTTACATTCAGCAATAATTTTACCACTCactttaaaatggtgcaattctGTACCTATCATTAGCAGCCAAACAATtcatcaatttcagaaataattcattaaactttCTTCTGGACCattaatcttgtcatctacacttcatattttaatctccaattcaattattaaatcacagaaaatataatttcttttttaaacgAACTCATATGCAATGGGTGCAaattatatgttttataataatgtctaaaatgaaccCAACTTGCACGTTAGGGTTAAAAATGACGTTAGATGTAAAATTGCTCCTCACTCTAAACAATAGAAGTATTTTTACACCGTACCCGATGACTCATACTTtataacacaaaaaaaacatattaaataaaagtataggtatttttgaaaaaatcaCAAACAAATGTTTTAGGTAcatggataataataataataataggtgcccgctatggttactttgttttttacaaagttgataacatagagatattatcccaaggactaaaagggatattcaccttgagaacgccgcgtattgatccccaaaggggagccggcaggcggatctccacggatctgcctagagagatccgctggcggacctatgaggagaatctcttcattcacctgattcgccactgtAACGACTggtcgccgactcggccataaagatcattaatgagttatcaattagctaaccgccaggttaaagataacttgtaaccgccattaatgaagcattaatggaggctttctagttgcctgaaggttacgacttcctagctatatatagcctgattccctaggctatcaaggtacacattctcacaacttttgtcaattcagtttgtttccttgtttcaccttactgactttggcatcggagcttccccccgtcgaacctaatgacgcccccacagggacggacgttgatcAAAATTTCACTACTTGTTATCAactggtgcggtgagcgtggaatccttaatcaaacaaagggtttttcgttcacattaagaaactatgacaactcgagatcagaatccctcttcagggattgaaacaccattagttacaccatctagtgctggccaCATAGATTCAACTGCTCCTGCAACGCATGTCGAAAGTAGTATGAACCctgatgctttcatcaacatgtgtgcacaaGTAATCGGAGAGCGGTTTGGACCCGAGACGGGGAATCGCCTGCGGTCGTTCATGACCCTCCCTCCAcattggagcatggcgtccacatcgACTGTATCATCCTGGCCCTTGTTAAACTTTGGACCGGGCGCCTAGAGTTCctcatttctccaagctcacagCACGGATTCCATGGTAACTACTACGGCGGCAGTTGGAGAGCGACAAATCAATagggagttattccctggtggcgcagaaggaagtcaaaggaatgattcaaCCCTTCCGGGCGGATCTACGGGTCCTGGATTAAATCTAGGCGGGTTCGATATCCCAAGACGCCCACGGACGAATCTCTACCTTGGCGGATCCGAGGGGCGAAtgcacaaaaagcgtagaagggagaaaagtaggcggtccaAATCACCCTCACCTCGACGACCAAGATCCTCACGTCAGggcagatcgcccccatctacttgtcatagacggagtaaaaggccaGCAGAGACGCCCCATTTGAGTGGACCACCACCCCCGCCACCctcaggaactgttggacacatcccgtcGGGAAGCCATGGAGGAGGTAGTGGGCAAGCTCCCCCAGGAGGGGGAGGCGGAGGAGGTAGTAGCGGAGGAGGAGGTGGAAGCGGAAGTGGaggagggcgttcgccatcagatccatcatctgggtcaagttcttcttcttctccaagcagatctccacgaaggggtcgcccaagggcggatccggGGAATTTCgatgatagagttagagctcttgtgctccgtatgaatgaggaaaatgccaggcataatccgttcgccaatagagattcgcctttcgcagcttggattgaggcagaggaaactgatagagcttttaaaatacctaatctcgctaTCTATACAGGTGTTGACAATCCGGAAGCTCAcgtcagaaaataccgaatactgctcaaactcaaccgtgccaccgagcctgttctctgcaaaatgtttgtcaccacgctaggAGGTCTAGCCTACGGGTGGTTTCAGTCTTTACCTCCGGGCTCAATAAACaattttgatcaattgagcagggaattttgtgctaaattcgccggttgtattCCTCTAGTGGTTAAAtcaggaaagctttttgagttaaagcagaaggcgaatgaatcccttcgggagtacgtagacacttttaaccaattgtgcatacaaatcgttgatgtggatatctccgtagcagtggaatgttttgtgagaaacaccacttgtaaaagcttgcaagaagatctaattcgaaagaaacccaccagcatggcagaattgatggagcgttgtaaagactttatcgaggtggatgacattcgccgaggatcactgtcatcgcccaaaagggacaagggcgaatctcgccatcgagatagagacaaagacaaacatcaggattcttcctctagaagcaggcaaaggggttctaagaataaatcaacgtttgtcacctctttcacacctctcaacgcttctaaaagtgaagtccttatgtggatcgagaacagtcaacacaaacggagcatttcataccccgaaccaaagggggggagggagtacaccaatactgctaaaaatcctaaaattttttgtaaatatcacaggaaaaatggccatgacaccgatgcatgttgggagttagctcgggaaatcgagcgtctcatcgagagaggcaaattggatcggttcatccagaaTGAgggcaagaaaggagatggtgatagatccaaagaggacccaaaaaagaaggggaaaggtaccattaatgtcatagcaggcggacccgGATACCAACCAatgctgaaaaaggcaaagactacCGCTCTTGACAGAgcatcgttaaatcgcccctttgccgatgtaggtcctgaaatctctccccatgcggatgcactggtcgtcactatgatggtggaaggctgggagatgaaaagagtgatggttGATACggggagttcgtgcaatgtcatcaccagaggagcttttgccaaactcatgattgatccagtccaggtagagccaactgtggttgatatcctaggagtgacgggacacactatccaaacaaaaggccaagtcactctggattgcgagcttacggacgatgatcaggtctggaaaggtgatctggaattttctatcttggatggtcagttagcttacaatatcatcctcggacggccctttatctccgaagttgcagcccttatctccatacgccacttaacgctttacatccccacggccaagggaggtgtaatgatcagaggtagccaaaaggtggcccaggagacatattcggcatcactaatgattcgcccccaatctaaggaggaggatgaggaagagctcgtcacaatggccttgggcgagacagaaatgtaccttatggcggatgaaaagcaggtgcgaatggctaaagggctcaagggcgaaattaaaaatgcaatcactCAGGTACTCCGTGAGGCggaggatgtcttcgcatggaaggatgaaattctccccggaatcaatccagacgtgatcactcacaagctcaacattgataaagatgcagttcctgtggctcagaagcggagaaaccatggccccgaaaggcagaaggtgatagaagaagagatcaccaagctctagggggcggacgccattgaagaggtgctttatactcagtggctggcgaacgtcgttctggtaaagaaggcgggcggatcttaccgcatgtgtattgaatTTActgatctcaacaaagcttgtcccaaagacaactatcctctgccatgtattgacatgcttgtggatggaaccgccggtcacgccatgtactcctttacggatgtgaagtcaagttatcatcagatccccatggagccctcagatagaatcaagacctcgttcgtaacacatcaagccacttattgcttcaaagttatgccctttgggcttaaaaacgcaggtgcaacttatcagaggatgatgaacaagatattcgcagatagtaaaggggataactattctgtctatgtagatgacatgatcatcaaaagcacaaccatagaaaggcat
The window above is part of the Euphorbia lathyris chromosome 3, ddEupLath1.1, whole genome shotgun sequence genome. Proteins encoded here:
- the LOC136224552 gene encoding uncharacterized protein, which encodes MIICRHIASQTAVVPQLPSFPSSEVHVPYSSFSNPKNHKISLHKTLEQFQQFNHLNSSYKESQTQKLLSPKSSAEKEKKDPNEGNGMENHSRTQTLEELTISIQVPPGTNAEDEPQKSPKKIVPAQKKKIMGQLGEEELAAFQNLSQNAETILAVVQGNLPGTAEHGVTNPKSLQDSETDFARQQGDSLIACLGNIRSCFFHAIHCCLSV